A single window of Anopheles moucheti chromosome 2, idAnoMoucSN_F20_07, whole genome shotgun sequence DNA harbors:
- the LOC128300900 gene encoding probable elongation factor 1-beta: MVFGDVKTANGLKEFDQFLADHSYVEGYTPSKADLSVFDALGKAPAATFVHALRWYNHIASFNTKERSEWGGQALPQVAGGKPTAAAPVGGDDDDVDLFGSEDEEESAEAAKLKEERLAAYNAKKSKKPALIAKSSILLDVKPWDDETDMKEMEKNVRSVEMDGLLWGAAKLVPVGYGIHKLQICCVIEDDKVSVDLLTETIQEFEDYVQSVDIAAFNKI, translated from the exons ATGGTATTCGGAGATGTTAAAACCGCAAACGGACTGAAGGAGTTCGACCAATTCCTTGCTGATCATAGCTACGTCGAAGG ATATACCCCGTCGAAGGCTGATCTTTCTGTTTTCGATGCCTTGGGCAAGGCTCCTGCCGCTACCTTCGTGCATGCGCTGCGCTGGTATAACCATATCGCCTCGTTCAACACCAAGGAGCGCTCGGAATGGGGCGGTCAAGCGTTGCCGCAGGTTGCCGGTGGTAAACCGACTGCTGCAGCACCGGTCGGcggtgacgatgatgatgttgaccTGTTCGGATCGGAGGACGAGGAGGAGAGTGCCGAAGCAGCAAAGCTGAAGGAGGAACGTCTGGCCGCGTACAACGCGAAAAAGTCGAAGAAACCTGCCCTAATCGCCAAGAGCTCCATCCTGCTGGACGTGAAACCATGGGATGATGAAACCGACATGAAGGAAATGGAGAAGAACGTCCGCAGCGTCGAGATGGATGGACTTTTGTGGGGAGCGGCCAAGCTCGTGCCGGTCGGTTATGGCATTCACAAGCTGCAGATTTGCTGCGTTATCGAAGACGACAAGGTTTCAGTCGATTTGTTAACAGAGACGATTCAGGAGTTCGAGGATTACGTCCAGTCAGTCGATATTGCTGCAttcaacaaaatttaa
- the LOC128298740 gene encoding carbohydrate sulfotransferase 11-like, producing the protein MITLNGSLLIRSQFKRIIVSVAVVVGVLVYLCVVLSIDTNVTKSIAEINRYRLLHLREACERTNNGGKYTIEPTFYIHVKNESLLYCLVFKSGTTTWFYNINRWAGFSDDKILDDQTDNFLLARQNYHWEKPSVLLTSMKNTYSFIVVRDPFERLISAYEERLLGQLHPYYKNLSHKIYKRYHNDGTEYGIPSFQDFVRYVVEQVRNNQPSDLHWRPINDLCTPCLARYDSIIKMETFGQDLAYLSNRTQLHGKIKPVHMNHWRRDPLSRLMEKYFSQLTKQQYEDLYDIYRTDFELFQYSPDKYLEFVNQT; encoded by the exons ATGATAACATTGAACGGGTCGTTATTAATTCGTTCGCAGTTTAAACGAATAATAGTATCAGTAGCAGTTGTCGTTGGTGTGCTAGTATATTTGTGTGTAGTGTTATCTATTGATACAAATGTAACGAAATCCATCGCAGAAATAAATCGATATCGATTGCTACACTTACGTGAAGCATGTGAGCGCACTAATAACGGTGGAA AATATACAATCGAACCAACCTTCTACATCCATGTGAAAAACGAGAGTTTATTATACTGCTTGGTGTTCAAGTCAGGTACCACCACCTGGTTCTATAACATTAATCGATGGGCCGGTTTTAGTGATGACAAAATACTGGATGATCAAACAGATAACTTTTTGCTGGCTCGTCAAAACTATCATTGGGAAAAACCAAGCGTACTGCTAACTAGCATGAAAAACACTTACTCCTTCATTGTGGTACGCGATCCCTTCGAGCGTTTGATTAGTGCCTATGAGGAACGTTTACTTGGACAACTACACCCGTACTATAAGAATCTGTCCCACAAAATCTACAAACGCTACCACAATGATGGCACCGAGTACGGTATTCCATCATTTCAGGATTTTGTCCGATATGTGGTGGAACAAGTGCGAAACAACCAGCCATCTGATCTTCATTGGCGACCGATAAATGATTTGTGTACGCCGTGCTTAGCTCGATACGACTCGATCATAAAGATGGAAACTTTCGGGCAAGACTTAGCGTACCTGTCAAACCGTACACAGTTGCACGGAAAAATTAAACCAGTGCACATGAACCATTGGCGGCGCGATCCATTAAGTCGAttgatggaaaaatatttttcacaaCTGACCAAACAACAATATGAAGATCTTTACGATATTTATCGAACAGATTTTGAGTTGTTCCAATACTCACCAGATAAGTATCTTGAGTTTGTTAaccaaacataa